In Rhodococcus sp. OK302, one genomic interval encodes:
- a CDS encoding 3'(2'),5'-bisphosphate nucleotidase CysQ has product MSETTPSGSTDAELAAQLAEVAGAILLEIRAEGLGIVDGRELGRRGDKAADAYILDRLAELRPDDAVLSEESADDRTRLEASRVWIIDPLDGSKEYGLPGHTDWAVHVALWERGQEITAAAVSQPTLGEVYSSGDSFADVPPNSPLRIVVSGSRPPAFTDDVAAELGAEVIPMGSAGAKAMAVVRGDVDAYLHAGGQWEWDSAAPVGVAAAAGLHCSRIDGSPLRYNESHPYLPDLVICRPELAETILSAIAKHSNESAVSGRVAMAREYVNALLTHDATKVRFAPDAWRVENGERTGDTGAFISDELENGQQYRGIIAIRELTLREWGESVVARYLLDLGTPGQPPAVTVFVTEYFGIPAGEIQSILAIIEPHPNDEETQ; this is encoded by the coding sequence CGGGCGCGATCCTCCTCGAGATTCGAGCCGAAGGCCTCGGAATCGTCGACGGTCGGGAACTGGGCCGGCGCGGAGACAAAGCTGCCGACGCCTACATCCTGGACAGGCTCGCTGAACTTCGCCCCGATGATGCTGTCCTGTCCGAAGAATCTGCCGACGATCGCACCAGACTGGAAGCGTCCCGAGTCTGGATCATCGACCCGCTCGACGGATCCAAAGAGTACGGACTACCTGGTCATACGGATTGGGCTGTGCACGTGGCACTCTGGGAGCGCGGTCAGGAAATTACCGCGGCAGCTGTCTCTCAACCGACGCTCGGAGAGGTGTATTCCAGCGGCGACAGCTTCGCTGACGTTCCCCCCAACTCACCGCTCCGAATCGTGGTCAGTGGCTCGAGGCCGCCGGCATTTACCGACGACGTGGCAGCAGAACTCGGTGCAGAAGTCATCCCGATGGGCTCGGCCGGAGCAAAGGCGATGGCCGTCGTTCGCGGCGACGTCGACGCCTATCTGCACGCCGGCGGGCAGTGGGAATGGGACTCGGCGGCGCCGGTCGGCGTCGCTGCGGCAGCGGGCCTGCATTGCAGTCGCATCGACGGTTCGCCCCTGCGCTACAACGAATCCCACCCCTACCTACCGGATCTCGTGATCTGCCGACCGGAGTTGGCCGAGACGATTCTGAGCGCGATTGCCAAGCACTCCAACGAATCGGCAGTCAGTGGGCGCGTCGCGATGGCACGCGAATACGTCAACGCACTTCTCACTCACGACGCAACCAAAGTTCGCTTTGCGCCCGACGCGTGGCGCGTCGAAAACGGGGAGCGCACCGGAGACACCGGCGCATTCATCAGTGACGAACTCGAAAACGGTCAGCAGTACCGCGGAATCATCGCGATACGTGAACTCACACTGCGTGAGTGGGGCGAAAGCGTCGTAGCGCGGTATCTGCTCGATCTCGGGACTCCCGGACAGCCGCCTGCCGTCACGGTGTTCGTCACCGAGTATTTCGGTATTCCGGCCGGCGAGATTCAATCCATCTTGGCCATCATCGAACCCCACCCGAACGACGAGGAAACACAATGA